The Triticum aestivum cultivar Chinese Spring chromosome 7B, IWGSC CS RefSeq v2.1, whole genome shotgun sequence genome window below encodes:
- the LOC123160978 gene encoding homeobox-leucine zipper protein ROC8 has translation MDFGDDQEGGSESNHHQQQQQNQNQRRKRYHRHTPRQIQTLEAMFKECPHPDEAQRANLSRELGLEARQIKFWFQNRRTQMKAQHERQDNCFLRQENDKIRCENIAMREALKNVICPTCGGPPIAEDYFDEQKLRMENARLKQELDQVAGLTAKYLGRPFTQLPQGTPQMNVSSLDLSMGGVPIGGVPMGGGHHQPFCGGGLSLDLDLSGAGLGMPLSDMPTMHLPAPVTEKERPLLAKMATRAMDELIRLTQQGENVWVKIPGGDGREIIDVQAYDSIYSKPGSSNLRAGDIRVEGSRDSAIVCMNPVCLVEVFMDPSKFMEFFPSIVSHARITDPLVNGLNGRSESLVMMYEQLHFTTPAVPTREFSFLRYCRQIDQGMWAIADVSADMQREVHYGGPPSRSRRLPSGCLISEMTNGYSRVTWVEHMEIEDKSPIGPLYRDIVQSGAAFGAHRWVAALHRACERYASSVEVPGVMHGETTGVTAEGRRSMMALSQRMVSSFCGGMTASPQHQWTTMPGAGGSEVCVRVSMNQGSQPGQPNGVVLGAATSVWLPVPADHVFGFLRDENTRTQWDVLCKENSVQPVSRIPNGPNPGNCITLLRALGPSQSPQGGQATILVLQESCTDTSGCSMVVHSPIDIPAANMMMSGADPSGIPLLPSGFAIWPAGVGGGASTSAATPMAAGCIVSVAFQILISSLPSSKLNAESIATVNNLVSTTVQNIKTALNCA, from the exons ATGGACTTCGGGGATGACCAGGAGGGGGGATCCGAGAGcaaccaccaccagcagcagcagcagaaccaGAACCAGCGCCGCAAGCGCTACCACCGCCACACGCCGCGCCAGATTCAGACGCTCGAGGC GATGTTCAAGGAGTGCCCCCACCCCGACGAGGCGCAGCGCGCCAATCTCAGCCGCGAGCTCGGCCTCGAGGCCCGCCAGATTAAGTTCTGGTTCCAGAACCGGCGCACGCAGATGAAG GCACAGCACGAACGCCAGGACAATTGCTTCCTGCGCCAGGAGAACGACAAGATCCGCTGCGAAAACATAGCCATGCGCGAGGCGCTGAAGAATGTTATCTGCCCCACCTGCGGCGGCCCGCCCATCGCCGAAGATTACTTCGACGAGCAGAAGCTCCGCATGGAGAACGCTCGCCTGAAGCAGGAGCTCGACCAGGTCGCCGGCCTCACCGCCAAGTACCTCGGCCGCCCCTTCACGCAGCTGCCGCAGGGCACGCCCCAGATGAACGTCTCCTCGCTCGACCTCTCCATGGGCGGGGTGCCAATCGGCGGCGTGCCGATGGGCGGCGGGCACCACCAGCCGTTCTGCGGCGGCGGCCTCTCGCTGGACCTCGACCTCAGCGGGGCTGGCCTGGGCATGCCGTTGTCGGACATGCCGACCATGCATCTGCCGGCGCCCGTGACTGAAAAGGAGCGCCCCTTGTTGGCCAAGATGGCCACGCGGGCCATGGACGAGTTGATCCGGCTCACCCAGCAGGGCGAAAACGTGTGGGTCAAGATCCCGGGCGGCGACGGCCGGGAGATCATCGACGTCCAGGCGTACGACTCCATCTACTCCAAGCCCGGCAGCAGCAACCTCCGCGCCGGAGACATCCGCGTCGAGGGCTCCCGCGACTCGGCAATCGTGTGCATGAACCCCGTCTGCCTCGTCGAAGTGTTCATGGACCCG AGCAAGTTCATGGAGTTCTTCCCAAGCATCGTGTCCCACGCGCGGATCACTGACCCCCTCGTCAATGGCCTGAACGGGAGGAGCGAGTCACTCGTCATG ATGTACGAGCAGCTGCACTTCACGACGCCGGCCGTCCCGACCCGCGAGTTCAGCTTCCTCCGCTACTGCCGGCAGATCGACCAGGGCATGTGGGCCATCGCCGACGTCTCCGCGGACATGCAGCGCGAGGTCCACTACGGCGGCCCGCCGTCGCGCTCCCGCCGCCTCCCGTCCGGCTGCCTCATCTCCGAAATGACCAATGGCTACTCCAGG GTGACCTGGGTCGAACACATGGAGATCGAGGACAAGAGCCCGATCGGCCCCCTGTACCGCGACATCGTGCAGAGCGGCGCCGCCTTCGGGGCGCACCGCTGGGTCGCCGCGCTGCACCGCGCCTGCGAGCGCTACGCTTCTTCAGTCGAGGTGCCCGGCGTGATGCACGGCGAGACCACCGGAG TGACGGCTGAAGGGAGACGCAGCATGATGGCGCTGTCGCAGCGCATGGTGAGCAGCTTCTGCGGGGGCATGACGGCGTCGCCGCAGCACCAGTGGACGACCATGCCCGGCGCCGGCGGCAGCGAGGTGTGCGTGCGCGTGTCCATGAACCAGGGCTCCCAGCCGGGGCAGCCCAACGGCGTGGTGCTCGGCGCCGCCACCTCCGTCTGGCTCCCCGTCCCCGCCGACCACGTCTTCGGCTTCCTCCGGGACGAGAACACGCGCACCCAG TGGGACGTCCTGTGCAAGGAGAATTCGGTGCAGCCGGTGTCGCGCATCCCCAACGGCCCCAATCCCGGGAACTGCATCACGCTGCTGCGG GCCCTGGGCCCGAGCCAGAGCCCCCAAGGTGGCCAGGCCACCATCCTGGTGCTGCAGGAGAGCTGCACGGACACGTCGGGGTGCTCCATGGTGGTGCACTCGCCCATCGACATCCCGGCGGCCAACATGATGATGAGCGGCGCCGACCCGTCGGGCATCCCGCTGCTGCCCTCGGGGTTCGCCATCTGGCCcgcgggcgtgggcggcggcgcgtCCACCAGCGCCGCCACCCCGATGGCGGCGGGGTGCATCGTCAGCGTCGCCTTCCAGATCCTCATCAGCAGCCTGCCGTCGTCCAAGCTCAACGCCGAGTCCATCGCCACCGTCAACAACCTCGTCAGCACCACCGTCCAGAACATCAAGACCGCCCTCAACTGCGCCTAG